Proteins encoded together in one Coffea arabica cultivar ET-39 chromosome 2c, Coffea Arabica ET-39 HiFi, whole genome shotgun sequence window:
- the LOC113726971 gene encoding beta-hexosaminidase 2-like, with the protein MGAAIGIPLTFLLILAFFITLSPQISAVSYPINVWPKPTAFSWPHPQITLLSPNFKIHFPLNPYLHQAANRYRKQFIEEHYNPLVVPHLNLTSSPPLKSLTITVTDDSAPLTHGVNESYTLTIPSPEQSTTATLTAETVWGAMRGLETLSQLIFGNPSRVACDLYIHDEPLFHHRGVMLDTSRNFYGVSDLQRLIRALSMNKLNVFHWHITDSQSFPLVLPSEPELAGKGAYGEEMKYSPEDVKRVVEFGMRYGVRVVPEIDMPAHTGSWALAYPDIVTCANMMWWPAGVDWTDHLAAEPGTGQLNPLSPNAYKVAKNVIHDVVSMFPDSYYHGGADEIAPNCWITDPEIQAFVAKNGTLSRLLEIFVDSTLRYIISLNRTVVYWEDVLLDASVNVSPSLLPPENVIFQTWNNGPSNTKKLTEAGYRVIVSSADYYYLDCGHGGWVGNDTRYDQPPGTDIGDGGSWCAPFKTWQTIYNYDITYGLNESAANLVLGGEVALWSEQADSTVLDSRIWPRASAMAEALWSGNRDATGRKRYAEATDRLNEWRNRMVTRGIAAEPIQPLWCIRNPGMCNTVHPFLAS; encoded by the exons ATGGGTGCTGCAATTGGTATTCCCCTCACATTTCTCCTCATTCTTGCATTCTTCATCACCTTATCCCCTCAAATCTCAGCCGTCAGTTACCCCATTAACGTTTGGCCTAAGCCAACAGCCTTCTCATGGCCCCACCCTCAAATAACCTTACTTTCTCCGAACTTCAAAATCCATTTTCCTTTAAACCCATATCTTCATCAAGCTGCCAACCGATACCGTAAGCAATTCATCGAAGAACACTACAACCCACTAGTGGTTCCACATCTCAATCTGACTTCATCACCCCCGTTAAAATCCCTCACCATCACAGTCACTGACGACTCTGCACCCTTAACTCACGGCGTCAATGAATCCTACACCCTCACCATTCCATCCCCCGAGCAATCGACGACGGCCACCTTGACGGCAGAAACGGTATGGGGCGCGATGCGCGGGCTGGAGACGCTTTCTCAGCTGATTTTCGGCAACCCGTCAAGAGTGGCTTGCGATTTGTATATCCACGATGAACCCTTGTTTCATCATCGAGGGGTGATGTTGGATACCTCAAGAAACTTCTATGGTGTGTCCGATTTGCAGAGATTGATCAGGGCTTTGAGTATGAATAAGTTGAATGTTTTTCACTGGCACATAACGGACTCGCAGTCGTTTCCTCTGGTGCTGCCGTCGGAGCCGGAGCTGGCCGGAAAGGGAGCCTACGGAGAGGAGATGAAGTACTCGCCGGAGGATGTGAAGAGGGTGGTGGAATTTGGAATGAGATATGGAGTCAGAGTTGTGCCCGAGATTGATATGCCCG CACACACTGGATCATGGGCTTTAGCATACCCTGATATTGTAACTTGTGCAAACATGATGTGGTGGCCTGCTGGAGTAGATTGGACTGATCACTTGGCAGCTGAACCAGGAACTGGCCAGCTAAATCCCCTAAGCCCCAACGCCTACAAAGTGGCCAAAAATGTCATCCATGACGTGGTCTCCATGTTTCCAGATTCATACTATCATGGAGGAGCTGATGAGATCGCACCAAATTGTTGGATAACTGACCCAGAAATTCAAGCTTTTGTTGCTAAGAATGGGACTCTCAGCCGGCTTTTGGAAATATTTGTTGATTCAACCTTGCGTTATATCATCTCCCTAAATCGAACAGTGGTCTACTGGGAGGACGTTCTGTTGGATGCCAGTGTCAATGTTTCTCCTTCATTGCTTCCCCCAGAGAATGTCATTTTCCAAACGTGGAACAACGGACCAAGCAACACTAAGAAGCTCACTGAAGCTGGTTACCGGGTTATTGTGTCATCTGCAGACTACTACTACTTGGACTGTGGGCATGGAGGGTGGGTCGGAAATGATACTCGATATGACCAGCCACCTGGTACTGACATAGGGGATGGAGGTTCCTGGTGTGCGCCATTTAAAACATGGCAAACTATCTACAACTACGATATCACCTATGGACTAAATGAGTCAGCAGCTAATTTGGTATTAGGAGGAGAGGTAGCATTATGGTCCGAACAGGCAGATTCCACTGTTTTGGACTCTCGGATCTGGCCTAGAGCATCAGCAATGGCTGAAGCATTATGGTCCGGTAACCGGGATGCAACAGGAAGGAAGAGGTATGCAGAAGCTACAGATAGGTTGAATGAATGGAGGAACAGAATGGTGACTAGAGGAATAGCTGCTGAACCAATTCAGCCTCTCTGGTGCATTAGAAACCCGGGCATGTGCAATACAGTTCATCCATTTTTAGCTAGTTAA